A segment of the bacterium genome:
GACAATAAAGATGATTCCCATTCTCAAGGTCCAGAAACTCGCCAAGATGGAGATATACGCGTTCCCAATTTGTATAAGGTCCATCATAATGTATATAATTTCTCGAGCTATAATATAGCCCCATATCGTAATACAAAGCTTGTCTTAAGTCAGCGAGAGCCTCGCGCATATTCATAGCACCATCGCACCATTGCAGGTCATACGCTAAAACCGCAAGCCATGGATAAGGTGGCGAACCACCATAAGCCCTTGAGTCGAGAAGTACCGGTTCAGAAAAAATATTATAAAAAACATGATTAGTCACAAATGAACCTGATATTTTTACTTTTTTAGCATCAAAAAAATTGAACTTTATATTGTAATCATAAATACCTATCCTTTCCGGCAACACAATAGGTATTTTAAGCTGTACTGTATCAACAGGTGGAGTGACGGGCATGGTGTCAACACCAGTAGTCACATATATCGATTCGTTTGATATCACTACTGCCTCTACATAAACAGAATCACCAATTTTATATACAGCAGGAATATTATAATTCTCTCTCCCTATGTATTTGAATGGCGGATAGTCAACAGAAGTCCAAAAAGAGGGCATGGGAAGCGGGTTTCCTGATTCATCAACGATGGAATTTCCGCCGCCTATACGCCAGTGAGCTATCGTATCACTGATTACTATATAATCTCTGCGGCCAGGTTTAGCTTTGTAATATATATATGGAATAGAATTGATAAATGTCACTTGTGAAACTCCGATCATCGCAACCTTCACTGTATCTATTATACTTGCCAGTGTGTCTCCATTATGCTTTAATAGGGTAACATTTATTTCATATTCATGTGGGGAAAAATCATCGGGAAACCAGTATCCTCTGAACACCACACCCGATGTCCTGCGTATGCATTCAAGGGGAACAGAATCGCCGCCAACAAGAATTGAGGCGTCAACTGAATCCGCGCTGTATGTTGACAGAATTAAGAACTCAATGGGCTCAGCATCGCGAAGAAAAGGTGATATAATAGAGCCAGACTTTATATAAAAAACTCCATGCAACCTTACTAAAACAGTGTCATTAATGTAGAGTGTATCATAGAATATCAAAGTATCAACATCAACAAGGGTATCTAACACAAAAATGGTGTCAACTACGAAAATTGTATCATAAACATAAATTGTATCACTTTTATTTGCTGTGTTTTCGGGTTGTTCGGGATTTTGGGAGCAGCCAAAAAATATAGAAAACGAAAAGAAGAAAATTATCATTGTAAAAACTTGAAAATTTCTGATTGTAACCATTCTTAACATGATAATTTACTAATGCCGAGGGCGGGAGTCGAACCCGCACGAGCTTAACGCTCACTAGACCCTGAATCTAGCGCGTCTGCCAATTCCGCCACCTCGGCTTAACTTATCGCTTGCAATAGCAAATTCATATCTTAACTTATGAATGCCGAAATTGCTGTCAAGAGGAAAAATTAATGAGAATAGTCTGCAAAAACAAAAAGGCACTAAGGGATTACGAAGTAATAGAAACATTCGAGGCGGGCATCGCACTTGTCGGCTCGGAGGTTAAATCGCTACGCGCGGGAAGAGTGAGTCTAAAGGATTCTTATGCAAAAGTGAAGAATGGGGAACTGTGGCTTTATAATATGCACATCTCACCCTACGAGAAATCAGCAGCATACTCTCCTGAGCCAAAACGGAAAAGAAAACTTTTAATGCACAAAAAAGAAATAGTGCGCTTAAAAAGCCTTACCGAAGAGAGAGGATATACAATAGTCCCTCTTGAAATATATTTCAACGATAGGGGTATAGCCAAAGTAAAAATCGCCGTCGTTAAAGGGCGAAAAAAATACGAGAAGAAACAATATCTTATACAAAAGCAACTTGAAAGGGAAAAAGAAAGAGAACTGCGGGACTACCTGCGTAGAAAGGGATAAACCCAACAGATCATGTTAACTTTTTTAACATTACTTCTCGGGCTTTTAGCAGGTTTTTTCTCAGGATTTTTTGGCATCGGTGGTGGTGCAGTGTTCGTGCCTGCCCTGCTTTTTATATATATGTCAAAAGGTTTTGACAGCGGTTCTGCAATGTTGATAGCAACTGGAACAAGCCTTTTTGCGATAATGTTATCAACAAGCTCCGCCGTTACAAGACAGATAAAATACAAAAATATACGATACGAAACAGCCGCCCCGATTCTTATCGGTGTAATACTAAGCAGCATGTTCGGCGTTATTATAACGAACAAAATCGGCGGCGACCCCCTAAGATATCTACTCGCCATATTCAATTTCTGGGCCGCCACAAGAATGTTCAAAAAAGCTTTCGTAAAAACCGAGGAACCAAAACTCTCATGGGACGAGGACCCGAAGTACAAAAACAAAATGCCGCTTAAAATAAAAATATTCCTTTTTGGTTTGGGAATAATAGTTGGTGTAAAGTCAGCCATGCTTGGCATAGGTGGAGGCGTGTTCGTAGTCGCCGGACTTATCGCAATACTAAACTACAAGCCAATAAACGCCACAGCCACATCAGTTTTTATCGCACTTATAGCATCCATAATAGGTTTGATATTCCGGATGACGCTAAGTATACCAGTACCCGAAGCACCACCAGCAACAATAGGCACCGTCAATGTGGTGAGCGCATTGATGATAGGGCTTCCAGCGATGATAGGAGCTCAAATCGGCGTTTACATCCATAACAAAATGGAAAAAAGCAAATGGTTCTACATCGGGTTCGCGATCCTTTTGACAATAGTTGCCCTGAAAATGATTTTCGTTTAAAAGTTTTCACTTGACAGAAGAGATTTTTGTAATTTTTTGTATAAAAATGTTAGATTATTCTAAAATTATTAGGGTAATCTATCAGGAGATGAGAAATGAAACTCAGCCAAAGCCTTGAAGACTATTTGGAAACCGTATTGTTGCTATCTGAGAAGGGCAAAGTAGCAAGAGTTAAGGAAATCGCACAGCAAAGAAATGTTAAACCATCATCAGTAATAGATGCCCTGAAAACGCTTTCCGAAAAGGGGCTCATAGAACACGAAAGATATGGCTATGTTAGACTAACCAGAGCTGGCAAAAGAGTTGCGAAAAAGATTTACAGACGCCACAAAATTCTAAAGCAATTTTTCAAAGATATACTTGGTCTCGACGAGGAATCAGCACAGGAGAATGCGTGCATAATCGAACACTACATCAACAAGCAAGGCATGGAAAGACTATTGGCGTTCCTCGAATTCATTCAGAAAAGCGAGACACTGAAAAACGAGCTTATCAAGGAATTTCACAAAACTTTTTCGGAGAGGAAGAGGAAATGAGAGAATACATAACTCTTGCGGAACTTCCCGCAGGGAAAAGAGCGAGAATAATAGGAATTCATGGTGGACACAGAGCAAGGTTAAGACTTTATTCCATGGGCATAAGAGAAGGTATCGAAATAAAAAAGCTCTCGGGGCTGTTTCATAGAGGACCATCGATAATCGAGGTGGGCAGCGCACAGATAGCTATCGGGTTCGGAATCGCGCGAAGAATCCTTGTGGAGGTTCTCGAATGAGGGTCCTTCTCATAGGAAATCCTAATGTTGGAAAGAGCGTCATATTTTCCCGCCTTACTGGTATAAATGTTATAACTTCAAATTATCCCGGCACTACTGTAGAGTTCACCAAAGGCTTCATGCATATTGGTGGCAAAAAGGTCGAAATAATCGATGCGCCGGGAACCTATAGCCTTCAACCTACATCGCGAGCTGAGCAGGTTGCGGTCAACCTCGTCGACGAAGCAGATGTTATCGTGGACATTATAGACTCAACGAACCTTGAGCGAAGTCTCTACCTCACACTTGACCTCATAAAAACTGGAAAACCAATGGTGATAGCTCTTAACATGTGGGACGAAGCCAAACACAGGGGAATAAAAATAGATATCGAGCAGTTACAGCAAATTCTTGGCGTTCCGTGCATCCCAACATGTGCGCTAAGTGGTGAGGGCATTGATAAATTGTCCAAACAAATACTGACCCCAAAAGCAAGTTCACTCGAATTTGAGGACAAGTGGAAAGCCATAGGCGAAATAATCGAAAAAACTCAAAAGATAACTCATCGCCACCACACTTTGCTCGATAGACTATCAGAGCTTTCCATATTCCCTTACACAGGTATCCCCATGGCTATCGTGATACTTTACTTAAGTTTCTGGCTGGTTCGATTCATCGGTGAAACCTTGATAAGTTACATCTTCGACCCTATTTTCGAGCATCTTTGGACACCAGTAATAATGTTAATATCAAAACTTTTGAGCCCATATCCTGCCTTTCACGACATTCTCATCGGAAAGCTTTTCGACGGGCAGATAGACTATATGAGTTCTATGGGACTATTGTCAACTGGTTTATATGTTCCTCTTGCAGCAGTACTTCCATATATATTTGCATTTTACCTTATACTGTCTCTTCTCGAGGATTTCGGTTACCTACCCCGCCTTTCCGTCTTAATGGATTCGTTCATGCATAGGTTTGGTCTTCATGGAGCGGGTATCATACCTATGCTTCTGGGGCTTGGATGTAATGTTCCAGGCGCGCTGGCAACGCGAGTTCTCGAATCAAAGCGCGAACGATTTATAGCAGCGACATTAATGGCTATTGCTGTCCCATGCACGGCTCAAATAGCTATGATAATCGGTCTTGTGGGGAAATACGGCGCAAAAGGATTGGGGCTCGTTTTCGGAACTCTGTTTGTAGTGTGGGTAATCCTCGGGACCATTCTTAACAAAATCGTCAAGGGTGAAAGCCCAGAAATATTCATGGATATACCGCCTTACAGGCTTCCGCATCTACCAACTATAATGAAAAAAGTGTGGATGAGAGTTAAATGGTTTCTCAAAGAAGCAGTTCCGTTCGTCCTTTTTGGCGTTTTCATCGTTAACGCGTTCTACACTCTGGGCATAATACAATTTATCGGCAATCTCACAAAACCTATAATAACCGGTCTTTTCGGGCTTCCCGAGGAAGCGGTTGGCGCACTTATAATAGGCTTTCTGAGAAAGGATGTTGCTGTCGGCATGCTCGCTCCACTTGGATTAAATCTCAAGCAACTCGTTATAGCCTCAGTTATTCTTGCAATGTATTTCCCCTGCGTCGCAACATTCACGACAATGGCCAAGGAGCTCGGAGTAAAAGACATGCTAAAATCGATAGGGATAATGCTGATATCAACAGTTATTGTGGGTGGAATTTTGAATGTTTTGCTATAGAGATTATAAAATTGGTAATTTTTCCGAAATCAGCTATTTTGCTTTTCTTTTTAAAGACTGTTACGAGCCAATTGGAAAAAGTTTTTCCGATTTAAAGGCGCAAGTGGAAAAATGATGCATTAAAATATAAATATTCTTACCTTATTTTTTATATATTAGGATAAAGTATATCACTTTAATTTTTCTTCAATTTTCTTAAGCAAAGATTTTAAATCCGCGAGCTGTTCTCTTAAAAAAGCAACTTCTTTCTTAAGCCTTTCTACTTCATCGCTTCCTGATTTTTTCTCCTCAGAAGGCTCTTCACCTACACTGGGACCGGGAGCATAATGTACTTTATTCTTCAGGTACTCCTCAAGAACATCTTTTACTCTCCCATAGGCACCTATAACAGGTTTTATACCAAAACTGGCAAAATATTGCTGAGCCTTCGGACCCATACCGCCTGTTATTATTACATCTACTCCTTTAGATTTCATAAACGAGGGCAGTTCTCCAGGGTTGTGTTCATCGGCGAGAGGATTCGGGATTGATTCAACATTCGAAACATTTCCGTTTTCATCAACATCCACAATAACGAAATATGGACAGCGTCCAAAGTGATAGCTCATAACACTGTCCAGCCCATTATTTTGGTCGGAAGTAAAACAAATCCTCATTTATATCACCTCCGCTCATGCTAATTCGCATAAGATAAGTTATGTTTTGAGTTTTTACAATTATTTTTCACGCAATTTGGAAAGGTTTGTATAAATTTAACTATAATATTTTATCCGACTTTTTGTTGTGATACAATATAGGAATGAAGCTCAAAACAAGTTTGAAACTTCTATTAGAATTGTTTTTCATGCACTAAGCCCTGCCACCTCACCCAGCACCACATCAAAAAGAACTCATCTTCACTCGTATTCTCTCGTTGCCTCGACTACCATAGCCAGCAATTGATTTTTGAAGAAATTCGTTAGCTGCACTGCACCCGACGGACAAGCAGCGGCACATGCGCCACAGCCCTCACAAAGCGCAGCGTTAACCTGAGATACTCGCAGGACAGGGTCAACTTTTATTGCTTCATACGCACACGCTTTCTCGCAATATCCACAGCCAGCGCACATATCCGCATCAACTCGCGCTATTATCGGCGAACGCTTTATCTGCGGCTGACTAAATAGGTCGAGAACCTTGGACGCCGCACCCGATGCCTGAGCTACAGTGTCTGTTATGTCCTTTGGATACTGAGCAACACCAGCTATAAATATTCCGCTCGTCATAGCCTCAAGGGGACGAAGTTTGAGATGTTGTTCTTTGACCCAGCCATACTCGTCGGTAGCGAGTCTCAGCTTTTTGATTAATTCAAGAGCTGACTGGCTGGGAATCATCGCTGGTGCCAGGACAACCATATCCACATCAAGCTTTATAGTATTACCCGTCAGCGTATCGGTTCCCCAAACCTGAACTTTATCACCGTTCTGGACAATTCTTGCTGGCTTGCCCCGTATGAAAACTATATCGTAGTTTTCTCGTGCCCGCTCGTAGAATTCTTCGTAGCCTTTACCGTTTGTCCTTATATCAATGTAAAACGAGAATGCCTTGCCGTCGGGAACAGACTGCTTGTAGAGAATTGCCTCCTTAACGAGATACATGCAGCATATTCTCGAACAATATGGCATCCCGTGCTCAGGGTCACGAGAGCGAACGCAATGAACGAAAGCCACTGACTTAGGTATTTTACCATCCGACGGTCGTCTAACTACTCCCCCAGTGGGACCAGATGCTGCGAGCAACCTCTCAAACTGAAGCGCGTCTATAACATCCGGTATCTCACCACCGCCATATTCGGGGAT
Coding sequences within it:
- the smpB gene encoding SsrA-binding protein SmpB, with amino-acid sequence MRIVCKNKKALRDYEVIETFEAGIALVGSEVKSLRAGRVSLKDSYAKVKNGELWLYNMHISPYEKSAAYSPEPKRKRKLLMHKKEIVRLKSLTEERGYTIVPLEIYFNDRGIAKVKIAVVKGRKKYEKKQYLIQKQLEREKERELRDYLRRKG
- a CDS encoding ferrous iron transport protein A, encoding MREYITLAELPAGKRARIIGIHGGHRARLRLYSMGIREGIEIKKLSGLFHRGPSIIEVGSAQIAIGFGIARRILVEVLE
- a CDS encoding metal-dependent transcriptional regulator codes for the protein MKLSQSLEDYLETVLLLSEKGKVARVKEIAQQRNVKPSSVIDALKTLSEKGLIEHERYGYVRLTRAGKRVAKKIYRRHKILKQFFKDILGLDEESAQENACIIEHYINKQGMERLLAFLEFIQKSETLKNELIKEFHKTFSERKRK
- a CDS encoding dinitrogenase iron-molybdenum cofactor, giving the protein MRICFTSDQNNGLDSVMSYHFGRCPYFVIVDVDENGNVSNVESIPNPLADEHNPGELPSFMKSKGVDVIITGGMGPKAQQYFASFGIKPVIGAYGRVKDVLEEYLKNKVHYAPGPSVGEEPSEEKKSGSDEVERLKKEVAFLREQLADLKSLLKKIEEKLK
- a CDS encoding ferrous iron transporter B, producing MRVLLIGNPNVGKSVIFSRLTGINVITSNYPGTTVEFTKGFMHIGGKKVEIIDAPGTYSLQPTSRAEQVAVNLVDEADVIVDIIDSTNLERSLYLTLDLIKTGKPMVIALNMWDEAKHRGIKIDIEQLQQILGVPCIPTCALSGEGIDKLSKQILTPKASSLEFEDKWKAIGEIIEKTQKITHRHHTLLDRLSELSIFPYTGIPMAIVILYLSFWLVRFIGETLISYIFDPIFEHLWTPVIMLISKLLSPYPAFHDILIGKLFDGQIDYMSSMGLLSTGLYVPLAAVLPYIFAFYLILSLLEDFGYLPRLSVLMDSFMHRFGLHGAGIIPMLLGLGCNVPGALATRVLESKRERFIAATLMAIAVPCTAQIAMIIGLVGKYGAKGLGLVFGTLFVVWVILGTILNKIVKGESPEIFMDIPPYRLPHLPTIMKKVWMRVKWFLKEAVPFVLFGVFIVNAFYTLGIIQFIGNLTKPIITGLFGLPEEAVGALIIGFLRKDVAVGMLAPLGLNLKQLVIASVILAMYFPCVATFTTMAKELGVKDMLKSIGIMLISTVIVGGILNVLL
- a CDS encoding sulfite exporter TauE/SafE family protein, translating into MLTFLTLLLGLLAGFFSGFFGIGGGAVFVPALLFIYMSKGFDSGSAMLIATGTSLFAIMLSTSSAVTRQIKYKNIRYETAAPILIGVILSSMFGVIITNKIGGDPLRYLLAIFNFWAATRMFKKAFVKTEEPKLSWDEDPKYKNKMPLKIKIFLFGLGIIVGVKSAMLGIGGGVFVVAGLIAILNYKPINATATSVFIALIASIIGLIFRMTLSIPVPEAPPATIGTVNVVSALMIGLPAMIGAQIGVYIHNKMEKSKWFYIGFAILLTIVALKMIFV